The Taeniopygia guttata chromosome 4A, bTaeGut7.mat, whole genome shotgun sequence genome has a segment encoding these proteins:
- the LOC101234180 gene encoding 40-kDa huntingtin-associated protein, with protein MLSAGGGSGPGGAGGSGPGLGGDGDFLSRYRLVSAKLRRRFLRKPNVAEAAEQFAALARELRAQESLPYAAWCQLAVARCAQSLFHGPAEAAALAEAARLFLRQERDLRQRLGLRGGFGEHVAAAQSCGAFAARLHLERGQPALAAGPCLELAAALRDTGQPARAAAPLQRAAELLTAARLPLQALRCLAERASCLLLARDYAGALAALTRAQALAGAGLGGAAGTGAGAGAAPGGAFLDVLARCEVSRVLLLLLLQPPPAKLLPEHARTLEQYCWEAPDGGAGTASGSGTGGGLPPAASYLPAELFLLLQSAVLACQEKDAEALKALQAELWPLLSAEQNHLLHLVLQEMLSPAGQGL; from the coding sequence ATGCTGTCGgcgggcggcggctccggccccggcggggcgggcggctcCGGGCCGGGGCTCGGCGGCGACGGCGATTTCCTGTCGCGGTACCGGCTGGTGTCGGCCAAGCTGCGGCGGCGGTTCCTGCGGAAACCGAACGTGGCGGAGGCGGCGGAGCAGTTCGCGGCGCTGGCGCGGGAGCTGCGCGCCCAGGAGAGCCTGCCCTACGCCGCCTGGTGCCAGCTGGCCGTGGCGCGCTGCGCGCAGAGCCTCTTCCACGGCCCCGCCGAGGCGGCCGCGCTGGCCGAGGCCGCGCGGCTCTTCCTGCGCCAGGAGCGGGACCTGCGACAGCGCCTGGGGCTGCGCGGTGGCTTCGGCGAGCACGTGGCGGCGGCGCAGAGCTGCGGGGCCTTCGCCGCCCGCCTGCACCTGGAGCGGGGGCAGCCCGCGCTGGCGGCCGGGCCGTGCCTGGAGCTGGCGGCGGCGCTCCGCGACACGGGCCagcccgcccgcgccgccgcgcCCCTGCAGCGGGCGGCGGAGCTGCTGACGGCGGCGCGGCTGCCGCTGCAGGCCCTGCGCTGCCTGGCCGAGCGCGcgtcctgcctgctgctggcccGCGACTACGCCGGGGCGCTGGCCGCGCTGACGCGGGCGCAGGCGctggccggggccgggctgggcggcgcggccgggaccggggccggggccggggccgcgcccgGCGGCGCCTTCCTGGACGTGCTGGCGCGCTGCGAGGTGTCgcgggtgctgctgctgctcctgctgcagccgcCGCCCGCCAAGCTGCTGCCCGAGCACGCCCGCACGCTGGAGCAGTACTGCTGGGAGGCTCCCGACGGTGGAGCGGGCACCGCCAGCGGCTCCGGGACGGGCGGGGGGCTGCCGCCGGCCGCCAGCTACCTGCCAGCcgagctgttcctgctgctgcagtcgGCAGTGCTGGCGTGCCAGGAGAAGGACGCGGAGGCGCTGAAGGCGCTGCAGGCCGAGCTGTGGCCGCTGCTGAGCGCCGAGCAGAACCATCTGCTGCACCTGgtgctgcaggagatgctgagCCCCGCAGGACAGGGCCTCTGA